Proteins found in one Takifugu rubripes chromosome 17, fTakRub1.2, whole genome shotgun sequence genomic segment:
- the slit2 gene encoding slit homolog 2 protein isoform X2, whose amino-acid sequence MVAFLCPVGPGRSTANALRLLVSLLLLVLSSGVYGQPCPTQCSCTGTTVDCHGQGLRSVPRNIPRNTERLDLNANNLTKITKADFAGLRHLRVLQLMENKITTIERGAFQDLKELERLRLNRNNLAVFPELLFLGTTKLSRLDLSENQIQGVPRKAFRGAVEIKNLQLDYNHITCIEDGAFRALRDLEVLTLNNNNISRLSVASFNHMPKLRTFRLHSNNLQCDCHVAWLSEWLRQRPRLGLYTQCMAPPHLRGHNVAEVQKKEFACTGHQSSSSSSACSVLQCPESCTCSNNIVDCRGKGLTEIPTNLPETITEIRLEQNAIKVIPAGAFSPYKKLRRIDLSNNQISELASDAFQGLRSLNSLVLYGNKITEISKGLFEGLFSLQLLLLNANKIACLRVDAFQDLHNLNLLSLYDNKLQTIAKGTFSSLRAIQTLHLAQNPFICDCHLKWLADYLQDNPIETSGARCTSPRRLANKRIGQIKSKKFRCSGVHHVSCTEDYRSKLGGDCFADLACPEKCRCEGTTVDCSNQKLTKIPDHIPQYTAELRLNNNEFTVLEATGIFKKLPHLRKINLSNNRITDIEEGTFEGASGVNELILTSNRLENIHHRMLKGLGGLRTLMLRSNRISCVSNSSFVGLSSVRLLSLYDNQITSINPGAFDTLHSLSTLNLLANPFICNCHLAWLGDWLRRKRIVTGNPRCQNPYFLKEIPIQDVAVQDFACDDGNDENSCSPVLRCPAECSCLDTVVRCSNKGLSALPKGLPKETTELYLDGNHFTQVPVELSNYKHLTLIDLSNNQISTLSNHSLSNMSELLTLILSYNRLRCIPVRAFDGLKSLRLLSLHGNDISLIPEGAFKDLSSLSHLALGANPLHCDCHMQWLSDWVKSGYKEPGIARCAGPGDMADKLLLTTPSKKFTCTGPVDINIQAKCEPCLSNPCKNDGTCSNDPVNYYRCICPYGFKGQNCEEPIHACISNPCQNGGTCHLKEGESSNFWCVCPEGFEGDTCEINIDDCEDNDCENNSTCVDGINNYTCMCSPEYTAATNEVERGELCEEKLDFCAPELNPCQHDSKCILTPQGYKCECPPGYVGEHCELDYNDCEDNKCQSGAQCIDALNGYTCVCPEGYSGLFCEFSPPMVLPRTSPCDNHECRNGAQCVVMGPDPRCQCLHGYEGEHCETLVSVNFMNRGSYLQLPSSLLSPETNISLQIATDEDSGVLLYKGDNDHIAMELYRGRLRVSYDTGSYPPSAIYSVETVNDGSFHAVELVVSGQTLSLSIDGGPPKSINSLSRHSTLNLDSPLYLGGMPERASALGGLSSLQHSAGGRNGTGFHGCLRNLYINGKLQDLAAGLRPGTSGSTSAQSSSRQWLGQGLEPGCQPCQRGSCLQGDCHPTGHRGFTCTCHPGWTGTLCDQQVNNPCDGNKCVHGTCLPINSYSYSCRCQPGHSGVLCDEQDQDGTNPCSLSHCKHGKCRVSGLGKAYCECNSGYTGEACEREVACRGERVRDFYQRQQGYAACQTEEKVSRLECRGSCLGGAEGQGTCCTPLRSKRRKYTFQCTDGSSFVQEVEKVVKCGCTKCSS is encoded by the exons TGATCTCAGCGAAAACCAGATCCAAGGAGTGCCAAGAAAAGCATTCAGAGGAGCCGTGGAGATCAAGAACCT CCAGTTGGACTACAACCACATCACCTGCATCGAGGATGGGGCATTCCGGGCGCTACGCGACCTGGAAGTGCT caccctcaacaacaacaacatcagccGACTGTCCGTGGCCAGTTTCAACCACATGCCCAAGCTCAGGACCTT ccgCCTGCACTCCAACAACCTGCAGTGTGACTGTCACGTAGCCTGGCTGTCAGAATGGTTGCGACAGCGCCCCCGCCTGGGTCTTTACACTCAGTGCATGGCCCCACCGCACCTGAGGGGCCACAACGTGGCTGAGGTGCAGAAGAAGGAGTTTGCCTGCACAG GTCACCagtcctcctcatcatcttctgcCTGCAGCGTTTTACAGTGTCCAGAGTCCTGCACCTGCAGTAACAACATAGTGGACTGCAGAGGAAAAGGACTGACAGAAATCCCCACCAACCTGCCAGAAACCATTACTGAGAT ACGACTGGAGCAAAACGCCATCAAGGTGATCCCAGCTGGGGCCTTTTCTCCTTATAAGAAGCTGCGTAGGAT AGACTTGAGTAACAACCAGATATCGGAGTTAGCCTCAGATGCCTTTCAAGGTCTGCGCTCCCTCAACTCTCT GGTACTATACGGGAACAAAATCACAGAAATTTCCAAAGGACTCTTTGAGGGattattttctctgcagctgct GTTATTGAATGCTAATAAGATAGCATGTCTCCGCGTGGATGCCTTCCAGGACCTCCACAACCTCAACCTGCTCTCGCTGTATGACAACAAGCTGCAGACCATCGCCAAGGGAACCTTCTCCTCATTAAGAGCCATCCAAACGCT TCATTTAGCCCAGAACCCATTTATCTGTGACTGCCATCTGAAGTGGCTGGCCGACTACCTGCAGGACAATCCCATTGAGACCAGCGGTGCCCGCTGCACCAGCCCCCGACGGCTTGCCAACAAACGAATCGGACAAATCAAGAGCAAGAAGTTCCGCTGCTCAG gagTACACCATGTCAGCT GTACCGAGGATTACCGGAGCAAGCTAGGCGGCGACTGTTTCGCGGACTTGGCATGCCCAGAGAAGTGTCGCTGTGAGGGCACAACAGTCGACTGCTCCAACCAGAAACTCACCAAAATACCCGATCACATCCCTCAGTACACAGCAGAACT GCGCCTGAACAACAATGAATTCACTGTGCTGGAAGCAACAGGCATCTTTAAAAAGTTGCCTCATCTCAGGAAGAT cAACCTGAGTAACAACCGCATCACTGACATCGAGGAGGGGACATTTGAAGGAGCTTCAGGGGTCAACGAGTTAATCCTGACCTCCAACAGACTGGAGAACATACATCACCGCATGCTGAAAGGACTCGGTGGCCTCCGCACGCT catGCTGAGGAGCAACAGGATCAGCTGCGTGAGCAACAGCAGCTTTGTGGGCTTGAGCTCAGTGCGCCTGCTGTCGCTCTACGACAACCAGATCACCTCCATCAACCCCGGAGCGTTTGACACTCTGCACTCACTGTCCACACT CAACCTTCTGGCCAACCCCTTCATCTGCAACTGTCACCTGGCTTGGCTCGGTGattggctgaggaggaagcgCATCGTCACGGGTAACCCTCGCTGCCAGAATCCCTATTTCTTGAAAGAGATTCCCATCCAGGACGTTGCTGTCCAGGATTTTGCCTGCGATGATG GAAACGACGAGAACAGCTGCTCCCCGGTGTTGCGTTGCCCAGCCGAGTGTTCGTGTCTGGACACAGTTGTGCGCTGCAGCAACAAGGGCCTATCTGCGCTACCCAAAGGCCTTCCCAAAGAAACCACAGAGTT GTATCTCGATGGTAACCACTTCACGCAGGTTCCTGTGGAACTGTCCAACTACAAACACTTGACTTTGAT CGACTTAAGTAACAACCAGATCAGCACGTTGTCCAACCACAGCCTCAGTAACATGTCCGAGCTGCTTACCCT AATCCTGAGCTACAACCGTTTGCGGTGTATTCCTGTAAGGGCCTTCGATGGACTCAAGTCGCTGCGTTTGTT GTCTCTCCATGGTAACGACATATCACTGATACCAGAAGGAGCCTTCAAAgatctgtcctcactgtcccacCT CGCTCTGGGGGCCAACCCTTTGCACTGCGACTGCCACATGCAGTGGTTGTCCGACTGGGTGAAGAGCGGCTACAAGGAGCCGGGCATCGCCCGTTGTGCCGGGCCTGGCGACATGGCCGACAAGTTACTTCTCACCACGCCTTCCAAGAAGTTCACCTGCACAG gacCAGTGGATATAAATATCCAGGCAAAGTGTGAGCCGTGCCTCTCCAACCCCTGTAAGAATGATGGCACCTGCTCTAATGACCCTGTGAACTATTACCGTTGCATCTGCCCCTATGGATTTAAg gggcaGAATTGTGAGGAGCCAATCCATGCCTGCATCAGCAACCCCTGTCAGAATGGAGGCACCTGCCATCTGAAAGAAGGCGAAAGTAGCAACTTCTG gtgtgtgtgtccagaagGCTTTGAAGGAGACACGTGTGAGATCAACATCGACGACTGTGAGGATAACGACTGTGAGAACAACTCCACCTGCGTGGATGGAATCAATAACTACACATGCATGTGCTCACCTGAGTACACAG ctgctacCAATGAGGTGGAGAGAG GGGAGCTGTGTGAAGAGAAGCTGGATTTCTGTGCTCCTGAGCTGAACCCATGTCAGCATGACTCAAAGTGCATTCTAACCCCCCAGGGATACAA ATGTGAGTGTCCTCCAGGATACGTTGGCGAGCACTGTGAGCTGGATTATAACGACTGTGAAGACAACAAATGTCAGAGTGGAGCTCAGTGCATTGATGCCCTGAATGGATACACCTGCGTCTGTCCAGAAGGATACAG tGGTTTATTCTGCGAGTTTTCTCCCCCCATGGTCCTTCCTCGCACGAGCCCCTGTGACAACCACGAGTGCCGTAACGGTGCTCAGTGTGTTGTAATGGGACCAGACCCCAGATGCCAGTGTCTCCATGGTTACGAGGGCGAGCACTGCGAGACGCTCGTCAGTGTCAACTTCATGAACCGTGGCTCTTACCTACAGCTTCCTTCCAGTCTCTTGTCTCCAGAGACAAACATCAGTCTCCAG ATTGCCACTGATGAAGACAGCGGAGTGTTGCTGTATAAAGGCGACAATGATCACATTGCCATGGAGCTGTACAGGGGACGCCTCAGGGTCAGCTACGATACTGGCTCTTACCCCCCCTCTGCCATATACAG TGTGGAGACAGTGAACGACGGCAGCTTTCATGCTGTGGAGTTGGTGGTGTCTGGCCAGACTTTGTCTCTGTCCATTGATGGTGGGCCTCCGAAATCAATCAACTCCCTCAGCAGGCATTCAACTCTCAACCTGGATTCTCCACTTTACCTTGGAG GAATGCCAGAACGTGCCTCAGCACTGGGGGGTCTGTCGTCATTGCAGCACAGCGCAGGAGGACGCAACGGCACTGGTTTCCACGGCTGCCTCCGTAACCTGTACATCAATGGGAAGCTCCAGGACCTGGCAGCTGGACTGAGGCCCGGGACAAGCGGTTCTACCAGCGctcaaagcagcagcaggcagtGGCTGGGCCAAGGGCTTGAGCCAGGTTGCCAGCCCTGTCAGAGAGGCTCCTGCCTCCAGGGTGACTGTCACCCCACAGGGCATCGGGGCTTCACCTGCACATGCCACCCAGGCTGGACAGGAACACTGTGTGACCAGCAGGTCAACAACCCATGTGATGGCAACAA GTGTGTCCATGGCACCTGTCTTCCAATCAACTCTTACTCCTACTCCTGCCGCTGCCAGCCGGGTCATTCTGGTGTTCTGTGTGATGAGCAGGACCAAGATGGCACTAATCCCTGTAGCCTCTCTCACTGTAAACATGGCAAGTGTCGGGTGTCAGGCCTGGGGAAGGCATACTGCGAGTGTAACAGCGGCTACACCGGCGAGGCATGTGAACGAG AGGTGGCCTGCCGAGGGGAACGCGTCCGAGATTTCTACCAGAGACAGCAAGGCTATGCGGCGTGCCAAACCGAGGAGAAGGTCTCCCGCCTAGAGTGTCGGGGCAGCTGCCTGGGGGGCGCAGAAGGTCAGGGCACTTGCTGCACCCCCCTCCGCAGCAAACGCAGGAAATACACCTTCCAGTGCACTGATGGCTCCTCTTTCGTCCAGGAAGTGGAGAAAGTGGTCAAATGTGGCTGTACAAAGTGTTCCtcatag
- the slit2 gene encoding slit homolog 2 protein isoform X3 encodes MVAFLCPVGPGRSTANALRLLVSLLLLVLSSGVYGQPCPTQCSCTGTTVDCHGQGLRSVPRNIPRNTERLDLNANNLTKITKADFAGLRHLRVLQLMENKITTIERGAFQDLKELERLRLNRNNLAVFPELLFLGTTKLSRLDLSENQIQGVPRKAFRGAVEIKNLQLDYNHITCIEDGAFRALRDLEVLTLNNNNISRLSVASFNHMPKLRTFRLHSNNLQCDCHVAWLSEWLRQRPRLGLYTQCMAPPHLRGHNVAEVQKKEFACTDVDEGHQSSSSSSACSVLQCPESCTCSNNIVDCRGKGLTEIPTNLPETITEIRLEQNAIKVIPAGAFSPYKKLRRIDLSNNQISELASDAFQGLRSLNSLVLYGNKITEISKGLFEGLFSLQLLLLNANKIACLRVDAFQDLHNLNLLSLYDNKLQTIAKGTFSSLRAIQTLHLAQNPFICDCHLKWLADYLQDNPIETSGARCTSPRRLANKRIGQIKSKKFRCSGTEDYRSKLGGDCFADLACPEKCRCEGTTVDCSNQKLTKIPDHIPQYTAELRLNNNEFTVLEATGIFKKLPHLRKINLSNNRITDIEEGTFEGASGVNELILTSNRLENIHHRMLKGLGGLRTLMLRSNRISCVSNSSFVGLSSVRLLSLYDNQITSINPGAFDTLHSLSTLNLLANPFICNCHLAWLGDWLRRKRIVTGNPRCQNPYFLKEIPIQDVAVQDFACDDGNDENSCSPVLRCPAECSCLDTVVRCSNKGLSALPKGLPKETTELYLDGNHFTQVPVELSNYKHLTLIDLSNNQISTLSNHSLSNMSELLTLILSYNRLRCIPVRAFDGLKSLRLLSLHGNDISLIPEGAFKDLSSLSHLALGANPLHCDCHMQWLSDWVKSGYKEPGIARCAGPGDMADKLLLTTPSKKFTCTGPVDINIQAKCEPCLSNPCKNDGTCSNDPVNYYRCICPYGFKGQNCEEPIHACISNPCQNGGTCHLKEGESSNFWCVCPEGFEGDTCEINIDDCEDNDCENNSTCVDGINNYTCMCSPEYTAATNEVERGELCEEKLDFCAPELNPCQHDSKCILTPQGYKCECPPGYVGEHCELDYNDCEDNKCQSGAQCIDALNGYTCVCPEGYSGLFCEFSPPMVLPRTSPCDNHECRNGAQCVVMGPDPRCQCLHGYEGEHCETLVSVNFMNRGSYLQLPSSLLSPETNISLQIATDEDSGVLLYKGDNDHIAMELYRGRLRVSYDTGSYPPSAIYSVETVNDGSFHAVELVVSGQTLSLSIDGGPPKSINSLSRHSTLNLDSPLYLGGMPERASALGGLSSLQHSAGGRNGTGFHGCLRNLYINGKLQDLAAGLRPGTSGSTSAQSSSRQWLGQGLEPGCQPCQRGSCLQGDCHPTGHRGFTCTCHPGWTGTLCDQQVNNPCDGNKCVHGTCLPINSYSYSCRCQPGHSGVLCDEQDQDGTNPCSLSHCKHGKCRVSGLGKAYCECNSGYTGEACEREVACRGERVRDFYQRQQGYAACQTEEKVSRLECRGSCLGGAEGQGTCCTPLRSKRRKYTFQCTDGSSFVQEVEKVVKCGCTKCSS; translated from the exons TGATCTCAGCGAAAACCAGATCCAAGGAGTGCCAAGAAAAGCATTCAGAGGAGCCGTGGAGATCAAGAACCT CCAGTTGGACTACAACCACATCACCTGCATCGAGGATGGGGCATTCCGGGCGCTACGCGACCTGGAAGTGCT caccctcaacaacaacaacatcagccGACTGTCCGTGGCCAGTTTCAACCACATGCCCAAGCTCAGGACCTT ccgCCTGCACTCCAACAACCTGCAGTGTGACTGTCACGTAGCCTGGCTGTCAGAATGGTTGCGACAGCGCCCCCGCCTGGGTCTTTACACTCAGTGCATGGCCCCACCGCACCTGAGGGGCCACAACGTGGCTGAGGTGCAGAAGAAGGAGTTTGCCTGCACAG ATGTGGACGAAG GTCACCagtcctcctcatcatcttctgcCTGCAGCGTTTTACAGTGTCCAGAGTCCTGCACCTGCAGTAACAACATAGTGGACTGCAGAGGAAAAGGACTGACAGAAATCCCCACCAACCTGCCAGAAACCATTACTGAGAT ACGACTGGAGCAAAACGCCATCAAGGTGATCCCAGCTGGGGCCTTTTCTCCTTATAAGAAGCTGCGTAGGAT AGACTTGAGTAACAACCAGATATCGGAGTTAGCCTCAGATGCCTTTCAAGGTCTGCGCTCCCTCAACTCTCT GGTACTATACGGGAACAAAATCACAGAAATTTCCAAAGGACTCTTTGAGGGattattttctctgcagctgct GTTATTGAATGCTAATAAGATAGCATGTCTCCGCGTGGATGCCTTCCAGGACCTCCACAACCTCAACCTGCTCTCGCTGTATGACAACAAGCTGCAGACCATCGCCAAGGGAACCTTCTCCTCATTAAGAGCCATCCAAACGCT TCATTTAGCCCAGAACCCATTTATCTGTGACTGCCATCTGAAGTGGCTGGCCGACTACCTGCAGGACAATCCCATTGAGACCAGCGGTGCCCGCTGCACCAGCCCCCGACGGCTTGCCAACAAACGAATCGGACAAATCAAGAGCAAGAAGTTCCGCTGCTCAG GTACCGAGGATTACCGGAGCAAGCTAGGCGGCGACTGTTTCGCGGACTTGGCATGCCCAGAGAAGTGTCGCTGTGAGGGCACAACAGTCGACTGCTCCAACCAGAAACTCACCAAAATACCCGATCACATCCCTCAGTACACAGCAGAACT GCGCCTGAACAACAATGAATTCACTGTGCTGGAAGCAACAGGCATCTTTAAAAAGTTGCCTCATCTCAGGAAGAT cAACCTGAGTAACAACCGCATCACTGACATCGAGGAGGGGACATTTGAAGGAGCTTCAGGGGTCAACGAGTTAATCCTGACCTCCAACAGACTGGAGAACATACATCACCGCATGCTGAAAGGACTCGGTGGCCTCCGCACGCT catGCTGAGGAGCAACAGGATCAGCTGCGTGAGCAACAGCAGCTTTGTGGGCTTGAGCTCAGTGCGCCTGCTGTCGCTCTACGACAACCAGATCACCTCCATCAACCCCGGAGCGTTTGACACTCTGCACTCACTGTCCACACT CAACCTTCTGGCCAACCCCTTCATCTGCAACTGTCACCTGGCTTGGCTCGGTGattggctgaggaggaagcgCATCGTCACGGGTAACCCTCGCTGCCAGAATCCCTATTTCTTGAAAGAGATTCCCATCCAGGACGTTGCTGTCCAGGATTTTGCCTGCGATGATG GAAACGACGAGAACAGCTGCTCCCCGGTGTTGCGTTGCCCAGCCGAGTGTTCGTGTCTGGACACAGTTGTGCGCTGCAGCAACAAGGGCCTATCTGCGCTACCCAAAGGCCTTCCCAAAGAAACCACAGAGTT GTATCTCGATGGTAACCACTTCACGCAGGTTCCTGTGGAACTGTCCAACTACAAACACTTGACTTTGAT CGACTTAAGTAACAACCAGATCAGCACGTTGTCCAACCACAGCCTCAGTAACATGTCCGAGCTGCTTACCCT AATCCTGAGCTACAACCGTTTGCGGTGTATTCCTGTAAGGGCCTTCGATGGACTCAAGTCGCTGCGTTTGTT GTCTCTCCATGGTAACGACATATCACTGATACCAGAAGGAGCCTTCAAAgatctgtcctcactgtcccacCT CGCTCTGGGGGCCAACCCTTTGCACTGCGACTGCCACATGCAGTGGTTGTCCGACTGGGTGAAGAGCGGCTACAAGGAGCCGGGCATCGCCCGTTGTGCCGGGCCTGGCGACATGGCCGACAAGTTACTTCTCACCACGCCTTCCAAGAAGTTCACCTGCACAG gacCAGTGGATATAAATATCCAGGCAAAGTGTGAGCCGTGCCTCTCCAACCCCTGTAAGAATGATGGCACCTGCTCTAATGACCCTGTGAACTATTACCGTTGCATCTGCCCCTATGGATTTAAg gggcaGAATTGTGAGGAGCCAATCCATGCCTGCATCAGCAACCCCTGTCAGAATGGAGGCACCTGCCATCTGAAAGAAGGCGAAAGTAGCAACTTCTG gtgtgtgtgtccagaagGCTTTGAAGGAGACACGTGTGAGATCAACATCGACGACTGTGAGGATAACGACTGTGAGAACAACTCCACCTGCGTGGATGGAATCAATAACTACACATGCATGTGCTCACCTGAGTACACAG ctgctacCAATGAGGTGGAGAGAG GGGAGCTGTGTGAAGAGAAGCTGGATTTCTGTGCTCCTGAGCTGAACCCATGTCAGCATGACTCAAAGTGCATTCTAACCCCCCAGGGATACAA ATGTGAGTGTCCTCCAGGATACGTTGGCGAGCACTGTGAGCTGGATTATAACGACTGTGAAGACAACAAATGTCAGAGTGGAGCTCAGTGCATTGATGCCCTGAATGGATACACCTGCGTCTGTCCAGAAGGATACAG tGGTTTATTCTGCGAGTTTTCTCCCCCCATGGTCCTTCCTCGCACGAGCCCCTGTGACAACCACGAGTGCCGTAACGGTGCTCAGTGTGTTGTAATGGGACCAGACCCCAGATGCCAGTGTCTCCATGGTTACGAGGGCGAGCACTGCGAGACGCTCGTCAGTGTCAACTTCATGAACCGTGGCTCTTACCTACAGCTTCCTTCCAGTCTCTTGTCTCCAGAGACAAACATCAGTCTCCAG ATTGCCACTGATGAAGACAGCGGAGTGTTGCTGTATAAAGGCGACAATGATCACATTGCCATGGAGCTGTACAGGGGACGCCTCAGGGTCAGCTACGATACTGGCTCTTACCCCCCCTCTGCCATATACAG TGTGGAGACAGTGAACGACGGCAGCTTTCATGCTGTGGAGTTGGTGGTGTCTGGCCAGACTTTGTCTCTGTCCATTGATGGTGGGCCTCCGAAATCAATCAACTCCCTCAGCAGGCATTCAACTCTCAACCTGGATTCTCCACTTTACCTTGGAG GAATGCCAGAACGTGCCTCAGCACTGGGGGGTCTGTCGTCATTGCAGCACAGCGCAGGAGGACGCAACGGCACTGGTTTCCACGGCTGCCTCCGTAACCTGTACATCAATGGGAAGCTCCAGGACCTGGCAGCTGGACTGAGGCCCGGGACAAGCGGTTCTACCAGCGctcaaagcagcagcaggcagtGGCTGGGCCAAGGGCTTGAGCCAGGTTGCCAGCCCTGTCAGAGAGGCTCCTGCCTCCAGGGTGACTGTCACCCCACAGGGCATCGGGGCTTCACCTGCACATGCCACCCAGGCTGGACAGGAACACTGTGTGACCAGCAGGTCAACAACCCATGTGATGGCAACAA GTGTGTCCATGGCACCTGTCTTCCAATCAACTCTTACTCCTACTCCTGCCGCTGCCAGCCGGGTCATTCTGGTGTTCTGTGTGATGAGCAGGACCAAGATGGCACTAATCCCTGTAGCCTCTCTCACTGTAAACATGGCAAGTGTCGGGTGTCAGGCCTGGGGAAGGCATACTGCGAGTGTAACAGCGGCTACACCGGCGAGGCATGTGAACGAG AGGTGGCCTGCCGAGGGGAACGCGTCCGAGATTTCTACCAGAGACAGCAAGGCTATGCGGCGTGCCAAACCGAGGAGAAGGTCTCCCGCCTAGAGTGTCGGGGCAGCTGCCTGGGGGGCGCAGAAGGTCAGGGCACTTGCTGCACCCCCCTCCGCAGCAAACGCAGGAAATACACCTTCCAGTGCACTGATGGCTCCTCTTTCGTCCAGGAAGTGGAGAAAGTGGTCAAATGTGGCTGTACAAAGTGTTCCtcatag